The following are from one region of the Methanocorpusculum vombati genome:
- a CDS encoding queuosine precursor transporter: protein MIKSERSLVVLTCFFVVSLIVSNIIAAKVVCIGWIEIPAAVIAYPITFLCTDVISEIWGREEARRTVHLGFVVQIFSLVLIYIAIYLPPAGYMLEFQSSFAETLGTSARFVLASLVAYGVAQTLDVHLFHWLRGRFEPKWMRNNGSTMVSQLFDTVIFITIGFWGVVPNLGWMMVSQYVVKWVFALADTPVFYYLTRDHGKQS from the coding sequence TTGATTAAGAGTGAGCGGTCTCTTGTGGTGCTGACCTGTTTTTTTGTGGTGAGTCTGATCGTTTCCAATATTATTGCAGCAAAGGTTGTTTGTATTGGATGGATTGAGATTCCTGCCGCGGTGATTGCATATCCGATTACGTTTTTGTGTACGGATGTGATCAGTGAGATTTGGGGGAGAGAGGAGGCACGCCGGACAGTGCATCTGGGTTTTGTTGTGCAGATCTTTTCGCTGGTTCTGATCTATATTGCAATTTATCTGCCGCCGGCAGGCTATATGCTTGAGTTCCAGAGTTCGTTTGCGGAGACGCTTGGTACCAGTGCCCGGTTTGTTCTGGCATCTCTGGTTGCGTATGGTGTTGCCCAAACGCTGGATGTGCATCTGTTTCACTGGCTGCGGGGACGATTTGAGCCGAAGTGGATGCGAAATAATGGAAGTACGATGGTAAGTCAGCTGTTTGATACGGTGATCTTTATTACTATCGGGTTCTGGGGCGTTGTACCAAATCTGGGGTGGATGATGGTGAGTCAGTATGTGGTGAAGTGGGTGTTTGCACTTGCTGATACACCGGTGTTTTATTATCTGACACGGGATCACGGCAAGCAATCATAA
- a CDS encoding helix-turn-helix domain-containing protein, producing MFEQRIFETDFKTALSEELDRRSMTIRQLSEETGIPPVTLYKISSGERDPRLSTVKKIVNVFSPHHGKFIALIAAKFLLDEIEGTKVDIGGIEYRIKGYTANSLDDCILAAVRARYDGAAGIICAPILASLIERLVDVPVAIMKPEMDAVFTAVDSIAKRL from the coding sequence ATGTTTGAACAGCGAATATTTGAAACCGACTTCAAAACCGCACTCTCCGAAGAACTCGACCGTCGCAGCATGACAATCCGCCAACTCTCCGAAGAAACAGGAATCCCCCCAGTTACGCTTTACAAAATATCCTCCGGGGAACGCGACCCCCGTTTATCCACCGTCAAAAAAATCGTCAACGTCTTCTCCCCGCACCATGGAAAATTCATCGCCCTTATTGCAGCAAAATTTCTGCTCGATGAGATAGAAGGAACAAAAGTTGACATTGGCGGCATCGAATACCGCATCAAAGGCTACACCGCCAACTCACTTGATGACTGTATCCTTGCCGCAGTTCGGGCGCGATACGACGGTGCTGCAGGAATCATCTGTGCTCCCATTCTCGCATCCCTTATCGAACGGCTCGTAGACGTACCCGTCGCAATCATGAAACCAGAGATGGACGCAGTCTTTACTGCTGTCGACTCCATTGCAAAAAGATTGTAG
- a CDS encoding COG1361 S-layer family protein, producing MRATARTAILGTLVCILLIFSCAGNAAAAETTTSGQVIVTGYSLDPKVFYPGDEGILTVTLKNAGSTPVNVGMPALLGGQFQYLNSKQMVPVGLLGAGGETAVSLQIKPTGSTTVGMAYPYFSVDYTVEGGGSVTNPVRVQIPIEIDDSDLSIQFIEKPNMISQGSMGKYKLRIGNPRAYQITGLTISISGDGITSKQDGYFLGTVTANNYTDIEIDIATAGDTNLIVKSEYRNGKNTHSSTVEIPVYVTGSSSVVISDLVATKYENKYKVTGTIYNPGLRDVSSVVVVAGPPAIPEGSYQAALGVIEGNDNGEFELSFSVSGEPTTVPIIVTYQDELNMYHQEQNVVSIIDYDLTPTEKPQTQSSPVMIPAFAVVGLVALGIVLRTRK from the coding sequence ATGAGAGCAACCGCTCGCACAGCGATCCTCGGAACGCTTGTCTGCATACTATTGATATTTTCCTGTGCAGGAAATGCCGCAGCCGCGGAAACCACAACAAGCGGCCAGGTAATTGTAACAGGATACAGCTTGGATCCCAAAGTCTTCTATCCCGGGGACGAAGGCATTCTTACCGTTACCCTGAAAAACGCCGGATCCACTCCGGTTAACGTCGGCATGCCGGCACTTCTGGGTGGTCAGTTCCAGTACCTCAACAGCAAACAGATGGTTCCGGTCGGACTTCTCGGTGCCGGTGGGGAAACCGCCGTCAGTCTGCAAATCAAACCAACCGGTTCCACCACGGTCGGCATGGCATACCCCTACTTCTCTGTTGACTACACCGTCGAAGGAGGAGGAAGTGTCACCAACCCGGTTCGTGTACAGATTCCCATCGAGATTGACGATTCCGACCTGAGCATCCAGTTCATCGAAAAACCGAACATGATCTCGCAGGGAAGCATGGGCAAATACAAACTCCGTATCGGAAACCCGCGTGCCTATCAGATCACCGGCCTCACCATCTCCATCAGCGGTGATGGCATCACCAGCAAACAGGATGGATACTTCCTCGGAACAGTCACAGCCAACAACTACACCGATATTGAGATCGACATTGCTACAGCCGGCGATACCAACCTTATCGTAAAGTCCGAGTACCGCAACGGCAAGAACACCCACTCCAGTACCGTTGAGATCCCCGTCTACGTCACCGGAAGCAGCAGTGTCGTCATCTCCGACCTTGTTGCAACCAAGTACGAAAACAAATACAAAGTTACCGGAACCATCTATAACCCCGGTCTGCGTGACGTCTCCTCCGTCGTCGTCGTGGCAGGCCCTCCGGCAATCCCGGAAGGATCCTATCAGGCAGCACTCGGTGTCATTGAAGGCAATGACAACGGAGAGTTTGAACTCAGCTTCTCCGTCAGTGGTGAACCGACAACCGTTCCGATCATCGTAACCTATCAGGATGAGCTGAACATGTACCATCAGGAACAGAACGTTGTCAGTATCATTGACTACGATCTGACTCCGACGGAAAAACCGCAGACTCAGAGTTCACCGGTCATGATTCCTGCCTTTGCGGTTGTCGGTCTGGTAGCCCTTGGTATTGTTCTCCGGACCAGAAAATAA
- a CDS encoding ABC transporter permease yields the protein MNPLIFFQLALRNLRLNKFRSILAILGITIGIIAIATTGMSGAILENSQFQSMNEIGESIYLQVNYTYLWNQYEESTNYYGVVGGMMVSTSVAAYDSGGYVQPKMEGITDKQIRELGKITTPYPVIPYKSTMSTFEVVEDEYSDKKRPQKDPNDFMSNYVNVYGIENKYLPSMFVLESGKYPKVKSEVLVGSKFAKKNEVTVGDELIFKVYKSGQQKNVKVKISGIMKNTGEGLMISSDNSVVGSDSWFKSNFNTYSMLTKGYESAVVVVKDVSAAPEMQEKIDGYLNEKGSRVDITNSSAATQPVKDIIASSSKEMMSMGAIALLVAAVGIFNVMLMSVTQRTHEIGILRSIGTKKRQVLTMFLCEAGIMSIVGSIIGGVLSLVFALFKARDMIAESAATLNPNAAMMQMMGLPVEQVQVSLADVLNYTFSANVLMYIPLGVAVGMTVGLLSALYPAWRAANMDPINALNEQ from the coding sequence ATGAATCCACTTATATTTTTTCAGCTTGCACTCCGTAATCTCCGGCTGAATAAATTCAGATCCATTCTGGCGATTCTTGGAATTACAATTGGTATTATAGCCATTGCAACGACCGGCATGTCCGGAGCAATTCTGGAGAACTCACAGTTTCAGTCGATGAATGAGATCGGCGAGTCGATCTATCTTCAGGTGAACTACACATATCTCTGGAACCAGTATGAGGAGTCCACCAACTACTATGGCGTAGTTGGTGGAATGATGGTCTCAACGTCTGTTGCAGCGTATGACAGTGGCGGGTACGTCCAGCCGAAGATGGAAGGAATTACCGACAAGCAGATACGGGAGCTGGGTAAGATTACGACACCGTATCCGGTGATTCCCTACAAATCAACGATGTCCACCTTCGAGGTTGTGGAGGATGAATACTCAGACAAGAAACGGCCCCAGAAAGATCCCAATGACTTCATGAGCAATTACGTCAACGTGTACGGTATTGAGAACAAGTATCTCCCCTCAATGTTTGTGCTGGAGTCCGGAAAGTACCCGAAGGTCAAGAGTGAGGTTCTGGTCGGTTCCAAATTTGCAAAGAAGAATGAGGTAACCGTAGGTGATGAGCTGATCTTCAAAGTGTACAAGAGTGGCCAGCAGAAGAACGTGAAGGTAAAGATCAGCGGTATCATGAAGAATACCGGTGAAGGTCTGATGATCTCATCCGATAACAGTGTTGTCGGGAGCGACAGCTGGTTTAAATCAAACTTTAATACCTATTCCATGCTGACAAAGGGATACGAGTCGGCCGTTGTGGTGGTAAAGGATGTCAGTGCCGCACCGGAGATGCAGGAGAAGATTGACGGATATCTGAACGAGAAGGGGAGCCGTGTGGATATTACGAATTCCAGTGCAGCAACACAGCCGGTAAAAGATATCATTGCTTCGTCTTCGAAGGAAATGATGTCGATGGGGGCCATTGCACTGCTGGTTGCCGCGGTTGGTATCTTTAATGTGATGCTGATGTCGGTTACCCAGCGGACGCATGAGATCGGTATTCTGCGGAGTATCGGTACCAAGAAGCGTCAGGTTCTAACGATGTTCCTCTGTGAGGCAGGGATTATGTCGATTGTCGGTTCTATTATCGGCGGTGTTCTCAGTCTGGTCTTTGCGTTGTTTAAGGCCCGCGATATGATCGCGGAGAGTGCGGCAACGCTGAACCCGAATGCGGCCATGATGCAGATGATGGGGCTTCCGGTTGAACAGGTGCAGGTGAGTCTTGCGGATGTGCTGAACTATACGTTCTCGGCGAATGTGCTTATGTATATTCCTCTGGGAGTTGCGGTCGGTATGACGGTCGGTCTGTTGTCTGCGCTGTATCCGGCATGGCGTGCGGCAAATATGGATCCGATCAATGCGCTGAATGAGCAATAA